The Candidatus Methylomirabilis sp. genome includes a region encoding these proteins:
- a CDS encoding ABC transporter substrate-binding protein, producing the protein MRRIGWIAVAVLLVAAGPAFGANVLHMYSALDTNETKLYIPEFEKDTGIKVEWVRMSAGEVLARVRAEGNNPQASIWFGGPSQEHIAGKKFGLLAPYKPNIDWTLPANGHDSDWHWVGYYFGAIGFGSNSNILKKINAEPPASWEDLLRPAYQKQIAIAFPYTSGTSFTVLATLVQMWGEDKAFDYWKKLNANIHHYDKSGSAPVTQAGLGEVGVAISFSHDIIAKGSAKGYPVVITFPKEGTGYEIGAMSLIKGGPEPELAKKFIDWALSVRAQNLMQQWFRIPLNPKATVAPGAVRADQVKLIDFDAVKAGEDKDRLIKRWRQEIGQ; encoded by the coding sequence ATGCGGCGGATCGGGTGGATCGCGGTGGCCGTCCTGCTCGTCGCAGCAGGGCCGGCGTTCGGGGCGAACGTCCTGCACATGTACTCGGCCCTCGACACCAACGAGACCAAGCTCTACATCCCGGAATTCGAGAAGGACACCGGCATCAAGGTCGAGTGGGTCCGGATGTCGGCAGGGGAGGTCCTGGCGCGGGTTCGCGCCGAGGGCAATAACCCGCAGGCCAGCATCTGGTTCGGAGGCCCCTCCCAGGAGCACATCGCGGGAAAGAAGTTCGGCCTGCTCGCTCCCTACAAGCCGAACATCGACTGGACCCTCCCGGCGAACGGCCACGATTCCGACTGGCACTGGGTCGGCTACTACTTCGGGGCGATCGGGTTCGGCTCCAACAGCAACATCCTGAAGAAGATCAATGCCGAGCCGCCCGCCTCCTGGGAAGACCTGCTGCGCCCGGCCTACCAGAAGCAGATCGCCATCGCCTTCCCCTACACCTCCGGAACCTCCTTCACGGTCCTGGCGACGCTCGTCCAGATGTGGGGGGAGGACAAGGCCTTCGACTACTGGAAGAAGCTGAACGCGAATATCCACCACTACGACAAGTCCGGCTCGGCGCCCGTGACCCAGGCGGGGCTGGGCGAGGTGGGGGTGGCCATCTCCTTCTCGCACGACATCATCGCGAAGGGCTCGGCCAAGGGCTACCCCGTGGTCATCACCTTCCCGAAGGAGGGGACCGGCTACGAGATCGGGGCCATGTCGCTCATCAAGGGGGGACCGGAGCCGGAGCTAGCCAAGAAGTTCATTGACTGGGCCCTCTCGGTTCGCGCCCAGAACCTGATGCAGCAGTGGTTCCGGATCCCGCTGAACCCGAAGGCCACGGTGGCGCCCGGGGCGGTCCGGGCCGACCAGGTGAAACTCATCGACTTCGACGCCGTGAAGGCGGGCGAGGACAAGGACCGCCTCATCAAGCGGTGGCGCCAGGAGATCGGCCAGTAA
- a CDS encoding methyltransferase domain-containing protein, whose protein sequence is MPLTVTFGPGASAYDRHVGRWSRLYVPALLTAAGVAPGQRILDVATGTGEAALAAAPCVAPSGRVLGADIALPMLEVARAKIAGRPITLVAMDGQALACRDKSFDAVICQLGLMHLPDVVRGVEEFRRVLRPGGRVAVCVWSKPERVPMFSILGGTLSRCLPAQRDALHLAYSLGDPHRLGRLLAEAGLHEVCVTGETREIAYESFDDYWSPVEAGAGRSGQAYRALPAEVRQAVRKDVQERLSQFASGGRFVMEAEALIASGTR, encoded by the coding sequence ATGCCCCTGACGGTGACCTTCGGTCCCGGGGCGTCGGCCTATGACCGCCACGTAGGGCGCTGGTCGCGGTTGTATGTCCCGGCGCTCCTCACGGCTGCGGGGGTGGCTCCGGGCCAGCGCATCCTCGATGTGGCCACAGGAACCGGTGAGGCCGCGCTCGCCGCCGCTCCCTGTGTTGCCCCATCGGGGAGAGTCCTCGGGGCCGACATTGCCCTCCCGATGCTGGAAGTTGCCAGGGCGAAGATTGCCGGCAGACCCATTACCCTCGTCGCGATGGACGGCCAGGCCCTGGCCTGTCGGGACAAGAGCTTCGATGCGGTCATCTGCCAGCTTGGCCTGATGCACCTCCCGGATGTCGTGCGGGGGGTAGAGGAGTTTCGCCGAGTCCTCCGCCCCGGTGGGCGGGTTGCGGTCTGTGTCTGGTCCAAGCCGGAGCGGGTGCCGATGTTCAGCATCCTCGGGGGCACCCTCAGCCGCTGCCTCCCCGCCCAGCGGGATGCCCTGCATCTGGCCTACTCCCTCGGGGATCCGCACCGTCTCGGACGATTGCTCGCCGAGGCGGGCTTACACGAGGTCTGCGTGACCGGGGAAACGCGAGAGATCGCCTACGAGTCGTTCGACGACTACTGGAGCCCCGTTGAGGCGGGAGCGGGGCGGTCGGGCCAAGCCTATCGAGCGCTTCCCGCGGAGGTGCGGCAGGCCGTCCGCAAAGACGTCCAGGAACGTCTGTCACAATTCGCATCCGGCGGACGGTTCGTGATGGAAGCGGAGGCGCTCATCGCCTCCGGGACCCGCTAG
- a CDS encoding iron ABC transporter permease has protein sequence MSDLRRLLREPLVAAIIAAVTAALVLFVLLPLFKVFQMSLRTEGGYGLQVYRDLLSQPFNRRPLLNSLLLGVLVAIVGTAVGFLYAFAVARTNIPGRRLFRVIATFPIISPPFVIALATILLFGHNGFVTRVIFRGAWDPEIYGLKGLLLVETLAYFPTAFLIMLGILQAIDPALEEASLNLGATRWQVFRTVTLPLAVPGLASSLLIVFIESLADFGNPIILSGNFHVLSVQAYLHITGMYDIAGGTALAVLLLVPSLLAFALQKYWVGRKSYVTVTGKPSAGRVPTVGPVGRRVLFGLCCLCSGSVLLFYGTVLFGSFVVLWGADHTFTLKHYADVYLVGWPSIRDTLLLATVATPVTGLLGMVIAFLVVRRRFVGQQLMELTSMLTFAVPGTVVGIGYILAFNQRPLLLTGTAAIIVLLFVFRNVPV, from the coding sequence GTGTCTGACCTGCGCCGCCTGCTCCGGGAGCCGCTCGTGGCGGCCATCATCGCCGCCGTCACGGCCGCCCTCGTCCTCTTCGTCCTGCTCCCCCTCTTCAAGGTCTTCCAGATGTCGCTCCGGACCGAGGGGGGGTACGGCCTCCAGGTCTACCGCGACCTCCTCAGCCAGCCCTTCAACCGCCGCCCCCTCCTGAACAGCCTCCTCCTGGGCGTCCTGGTGGCCATCGTCGGGACAGCCGTCGGGTTCCTGTACGCCTTCGCCGTGGCCCGCACCAACATCCCCGGCCGCCGCCTCTTCCGTGTCATCGCCACCTTCCCGATCATCTCGCCGCCGTTCGTCATCGCGCTGGCCACGATCCTCCTCTTCGGCCACAACGGCTTCGTCACCCGGGTCATCTTCCGCGGGGCCTGGGACCCGGAGATCTACGGCCTGAAAGGGCTTCTGCTGGTGGAGACGCTGGCCTACTTCCCGACGGCGTTCCTGATCATGCTGGGGATCCTCCAGGCCATTGACCCGGCGCTGGAGGAGGCCTCGCTCAACCTGGGGGCCACCCGCTGGCAGGTCTTCCGAACGGTCACGCTCCCCCTGGCCGTCCCGGGGCTGGCCAGCTCGCTCCTGATCGTCTTCATCGAGTCGCTGGCCGATTTCGGCAACCCGATCATCCTTTCGGGGAACTTCCACGTCCTGTCGGTCCAGGCGTACCTGCACATCACCGGGATGTACGACATCGCCGGCGGGACTGCGCTGGCGGTCCTCCTCCTCGTCCCGTCCCTGCTCGCCTTCGCCCTTCAGAAGTACTGGGTCGGGCGCAAATCCTATGTCACCGTGACGGGGAAACCCTCCGCCGGGCGCGTCCCGACCGTCGGACCGGTCGGCCGGCGGGTCCTCTTCGGTCTCTGCTGCCTCTGCTCGGGGTCCGTCCTGCTCTTCTACGGGACGGTCCTCTTCGGCTCCTTCGTGGTGCTGTGGGGGGCCGATCACACCTTCACGCTGAAGCACTACGCCGACGTCTACCTGGTGGGCTGGCCCTCCATCCGGGACACCCTCCTCCTGGCCACGGTCGCCACCCCGGTGACGGGCCTCCTGGGGATGGTCATCGCCTTCCTGGTGGTCCGGCGGCGGTTCGTCGGGCAGCAGCTCATGGAGCTGACCTCCATGCTCACGTTCGCCGTGCCCGGGACGGTCGTCGGGATCGGCTACATCCTGGCCTTCAACCAGCGCCCCCTGCTCCTGACCGGGACGGCCGCCATCATCGTCCTGCTCTTTGTCTTCCGGAACGTGCCGGTC